The following DNA comes from Enterocloster bolteae.
CTCCTAACTTCTTCCTATATAATAGAAACTAATTTTCAACCAGCGCCTGTATCTGCAGCATCTGCCCTACCATCTATTATCTGCCTGCTGATTCCTGTCTATTCCTTACCTTTCGCAATGCCTTTCATTGCGGACCTTTCAGATAAAATACTACAAATACTACGCCTATGATACAATCTTACTTATTGTAGCACTTGGGAAAGATTAATTCAACGGGTTAATGAAAAATTAACATTTTGTCCATATACGTTCCTGCTTTGAATCTATTTTCCCCAAACTTATGGTCAACCAAGCAGATTGCACAAAAAATGTGTTCGATTTTTTACCTGTCCACATTATCCCCAGAAGTTTATACACATTACCCCCAAAGTTATCCACATCCCAGTTTGTCCATTTTAAGGCAAAAAATAGTTATACACCAACTTATCCACATTATCCACAAGTTTATAACTTTTCATCTGTGCCTCCCATTCAGACTTTATAATTATTTTATTTTTGTACACTTCTGATAAACTTGATAAGTACGGAAGAAAAAACAAGGTTTTCTCTTGACATTTCAGGGAGTCTGCTATTAGGAATGCAATAGTCTTTTACCGCATTTGAAACAAATTTTTATAAAAAATTAAGATAAATTGTTAAACAATTCTTAGGTTCTAATTGTAATTTTGCAATAAATATGATATAATGTCACTATCCCAAGAAAAGGAGTTGATGTTTATGCGTTATACCATAACAGGACGAAATATTGAGGTAACTCCAGGTTTGAAGGCTGCCGTTGAAAAGAAGATTGGCAAGCTGGAACATTTCTTCACGCCGGACACCGAAGTAATCGTAGCGCTTAGCGCACAGAAAGACCGACAAAAAATCGAGGTGACTATCCCAGTCAAAGGCAATACCATCCGCGCGGAGGAATCCAGCACTGATATGTATGTATCCATTGATCTGGTAGAGGAAATCATTGAGCGCCAGATCCGCAGATATAGAAAGAAACTCATTGATAAGAAACAGGCCGCCATCTCTTTCTCCCAGGCCTTCATAGAGGAAGAGGACGAAGTACAGGATGACGAGATTCAGATTGTCAAGACAAAGAAATTTGCCATCAAGCCAACCATTCCCGAGGAAGCATGCCTCCAGATGGAGATGCTGGGACACAATTTCTACGTGTTCCTGAACGCGGATACAGACCAGGTGAACGTGGTCTATAAGCGTAAGAACGGAACTTACGGACTGATTGAGCCGGAGTTCTAAACCACGGATTGAAACCAAATATTTTTCTTATAATAAGTACAAGCCCGCAAATCTGCGGGCTTCAGACTGTAGACAAATTCCGAGGACAAGTGCCTCGGAATTTCTTCGCGATTGAGCCAGAAAAGTCAGCACTTACAAGACTTTGAGGCTCTTTTTTGGTATAATAGATGTATCAAATACAGGCGGTGAGATGCTTATGATGACACAGAATGCGGATAAAAAAAGAGAACAGATTCAGTTGTTTTGCATGGATGACATGGTTCCACAGGACCATCTGCTGCGGATCATCGACAAAGCAATCGACTGGTCCTTCATTTATGAACTGGTAGAAGATAAATACAGTCAGGACAACGGACGCCCCAGTATGGACCCCGTCATGCTGATCAAGATTCCTTTCATCCAATATCTTTATGGCATTAAAAGCATGCGCCAGACGGTAAAAGAGATTGAGGTAAATGTCGCCTATCGCTGGTTCCTCGGGTTGGATATGCTGGATAAAGTGCCACATTTTTCAACCTTTGGAAAGAACTATACGAGACGCTTTAAAGACACCGACCTGTTTGAACAGATATTCGCGCATATCCTTTCTGAATGCTACAAATTTAAGCTGGTAGACCCTAATGAAGTTTTTGTGGATGCCACCCATGTAAAAGCCAGAGCAAACAATAAAAAGATGCAGAAGCGTATTGCTCATGATGAGGCATTATTTTTTGAAGATCTGCTGAAACAGGAAATCAATGAAGACCGTGAAGCACACGGGAAACGTCCGCTGAAAGAAAAAGAGGATGACAACAATACACCATCCGGTGGAGCCGGCGGCAAAGAAGAAAAGACAGTGAAAGCAAGCACTTCTGATCCGGAAAGCGGATGGTTTCGCAAAGGAGAACATAAACATGTATTTGCTTATGCAGTACAGACCGCATGTGATAAGAATGGATGGATTCTCAGCTATAGCGTTCATCCCGGGAACAATCATGACAGCAGAACCTTCAAGTCTTTATATGACAAGATAAAAGGGATCGGAATAG
Coding sequences within:
- the hpf gene encoding ribosome hibernation-promoting factor, HPF/YfiA family: MRYTITGRNIEVTPGLKAAVEKKIGKLEHFFTPDTEVIVALSAQKDRQKIEVTIPVKGNTIRAEESSTDMYVSIDLVEEIIERQIRRYRKKLIDKKQAAISFSQAFIEEEDEVQDDEIQIVKTKKFAIKPTIPEEACLQMEMLGHNFYVFLNADTDQVNVVYKRKNGTYGLIEPEF
- a CDS encoding IS1182-like element ISClbo1 family transposase codes for the protein MLMMTQNADKKREQIQLFCMDDMVPQDHLLRIIDKAIDWSFIYELVEDKYSQDNGRPSMDPVMLIKIPFIQYLYGIKSMRQTVKEIEVNVAYRWFLGLDMLDKVPHFSTFGKNYTRRFKDTDLFEQIFAHILSECYKFKLVDPNEVFVDATHVKARANNKKMQKRIAHDEALFFEDLLKQEINEDREAHGKRPLKEKEDDNNTPSGGAGGKEEKTVKASTSDPESGWFRKGEHKHVFAYAVQTACDKNGWILSYSVHPGNNHDSRTFKSLYDKIKGIGIETLIADAGYKTPGIAKLLIDQGVKPLLPYKRPLTKEGFFKKYEYVYDEYYDCYICPNNQVLTYRTTNREGYREYKSCGSACASCAYLAKCTQSKDHVKTVMRHIWEPYMEMCEEIRQTLGMKELYSQRKETIERIFGSAKENHGFRYTQMFGKARMEMKVGLTFACMNLKKLARMKAKWGAAHFTNFILNAIWLIKENWLWDTKPKTSLSTV